A genomic segment from Streptomyces sp. TLI_235 encodes:
- a CDS encoding flavin-dependent dehydrogenase, producing the protein MIDLLVVGGGPAGLATAVHGALAGLEVVVAEPRPTPVDKACGEGLMPAAVRALARLGVEPAGHAFHGIRYLDAAGDGCAEARFRTGHGLGVRRTVLHAALAARAAELGVPVLPLRVDGVELGPRSVRAAGLTARHLVAADGLHSPTRRALGLHRPLPQGRTARYGLRRHYPVAPWCGSVEVHWSGRAEAYVTPLGPELVGVALLTCDRAPFDEQLTRFPRLAARLPAGAGTPVRGAGPLHQRARARVAGRALLVGDAAGYLDALTGEGLSVALACADELVRCVRSGRPEAYERAWRRASRSYRLLTGALLWARQRPVLAPRIVPLAARLPRVFEAGVNLLA; encoded by the coding sequence GTGATCGACCTGCTGGTGGTGGGCGGCGGCCCGGCGGGGCTGGCCACCGCCGTGCACGGCGCGCTCGCCGGCCTGGAGGTGGTGGTGGCCGAGCCGCGTCCGACTCCGGTGGACAAGGCCTGCGGCGAGGGGCTGATGCCGGCCGCCGTCCGGGCGCTGGCACGGCTCGGCGTGGAGCCGGCGGGGCACGCCTTCCACGGCATCCGCTACCTGGACGCCGCCGGGGACGGCTGCGCCGAGGCGCGCTTCCGGACGGGCCACGGGCTCGGGGTGCGGCGGACGGTGCTGCACGCGGCGCTCGCCGCCCGGGCCGCCGAGCTCGGCGTCCCGGTGCTGCCGCTGCGGGTGGACGGGGTCGAGCTGGGCCCGCGGTCGGTGCGGGCGGCCGGGCTGACGGCCCGCCACCTGGTCGCCGCGGACGGACTGCACTCCCCCACCCGGCGCGCACTGGGACTGCACCGGCCGCTGCCGCAGGGCCGGACGGCACGGTACGGGCTGCGTCGGCACTACCCGGTCGCACCGTGGTGCGGCTCCGTCGAGGTGCACTGGTCGGGCCGGGCGGAGGCGTACGTCACGCCGCTCGGGCCGGAGCTGGTGGGCGTGGCGCTGCTCACCTGCGACCGGGCGCCGTTCGACGAGCAGTTGACGCGGTTCCCGCGGCTGGCCGCCCGGCTGCCGGCCGGGGCGGGGACGCCGGTGCGCGGGGCGGGGCCGCTGCACCAGCGGGCCCGGGCCCGGGTGGCCGGACGGGCGCTGCTGGTGGGCGACGCGGCCGGCTACCTGGACGCGCTCACCGGCGAGGGCCTGTCGGTGGCCCTCGCCTGCGCGGACGAGCTGGTGCGCTGCGTCCGCTCCGGCCGCCCGGAGGCGTACGAGCGGGCCTGGCGGCGGGCCTCCCGCAGCTACCGGCTGCTGACCGGGGCGCTGCTGTGGGCGCGGCAGCGGCCGGTGCTGGCGCCGCGGATCGTGCCGCTGGCGGCCCGGCTGCCACGGGTGTTCGAGGCCGGGGTGAATCTGCTGGCCTGA
- a CDS encoding secreted repeat protein with Y-X4-D motif — MPKVRPAAVLAAALLAAVCAGCAPGDPNPAPLPGRPAQQEPSTESPSPSAEAEPSATPAPGTQVSLADGAGFGPILVDARGRTLYLYAGDTSTQSTCYGECAAQWPPLTTTGFPVAGTGVDDGLLGVGKRTDGVDQVLYKGHPLYYFAEDAEPGEAGGRQFEQWYAVDALGDRVTGG, encoded by the coding sequence ATGCCCAAGGTCCGTCCGGCTGCCGTCCTCGCCGCCGCCCTGCTCGCCGCCGTCTGCGCCGGCTGCGCCCCGGGCGACCCGAACCCGGCGCCGCTGCCGGGCCGGCCCGCGCAGCAGGAGCCTTCGACGGAGTCGCCGAGCCCGAGCGCCGAGGCCGAGCCGAGCGCGACGCCGGCGCCGGGCACCCAGGTGTCGCTGGCCGACGGCGCCGGCTTCGGGCCGATCCTGGTGGACGCCCGGGGCCGCACCCTGTACCTGTACGCGGGCGACACCTCCACGCAGTCGACCTGCTACGGCGAGTGCGCGGCGCAGTGGCCGCCGCTGACCACCACCGGCTTCCCGGTCGCCGGGACGGGGGTGGACGACGGCCTGCTGGGCGTCGGGAAGCGGACGGACGGGGTCGACCAGGTCCTCTACAAGGGGCACCCGCTGTACTACTTCGCCGAGGACGCCGAGCCCGGCGAGGCGGGCGGCCGGCAGTTCGAGCAGTGGTACGCGGTGGACGCGCTCGGCGACCGGGTGACGGGTGGCTGA
- a CDS encoding amino acid/polyamine/organocation transporter (APC superfamily), producing MASVDQLAPSSAPPTGSGSRSLRREVGLIGLLWASVGSIIGSGWLYGAKNAVMVAGPAALISWGIGAVAIVLLAFVHAELGGLFPVAGGTARYPHYAFGGLAGMSFGWFSWLQAATVAPIEVEAMIGYAGHWEFAKGFLNDNGTLTPSGFIVAVLLMGVFVAVNFLGVRVLAHTNSVATWLKIAVPLATILVLAVTNFHGGNFTSHGFAPFGIKGVLAAISTSGIIFALLGFEQAIQLAGESKNPKRDIPRAVLGSVAIGTLIYVLLQVVFIAALPGTAFAKGWENLDFPGISGPFAGLATLVGLGWLAWVLYFDAIVSPGGTGLIYTTSTSRISYGLSKNGYAPQLFEKVDKRGVPWFGLTISFVTGVICFLPFPSWQELVGFITSASVLMYAGAPLAFGALRRRLPDRERSYRLPFGEVIAPLSFVVATLIIYWTGWHTLARLGIAILIGYLLLGGYAAYAVRKGLPNAPRLDWRPAQWLPVYLVGLGLISWQGGFGDGAGTIPMWWDMLLVAVFALGIYHWAIRVALPSDAIDQNIEDVEVVDEGGH from the coding sequence ATGGCTTCTGTCGACCAGCTCGCCCCGTCCTCCGCCCCGCCCACCGGCTCAGGCAGCCGATCGCTGCGGCGCGAGGTCGGGCTGATCGGCCTCCTCTGGGCCTCCGTCGGCTCGATCATCGGCTCCGGCTGGCTGTACGGCGCGAAGAACGCCGTCATGGTCGCCGGCCCGGCGGCCCTCATCTCCTGGGGCATCGGCGCGGTCGCGATCGTCCTGCTCGCGTTCGTCCACGCCGAACTCGGCGGCCTCTTCCCCGTCGCCGGCGGCACCGCCCGCTACCCGCACTACGCCTTCGGCGGACTCGCCGGCATGTCGTTCGGCTGGTTCTCCTGGCTGCAGGCGGCGACCGTCGCCCCGATCGAGGTCGAGGCCATGATCGGCTACGCCGGTCACTGGGAGTTCGCCAAGGGCTTCCTCAACGACAACGGCACCCTCACCCCGAGCGGCTTCATCGTCGCCGTGCTGCTGATGGGCGTCTTCGTCGCGGTCAACTTCCTCGGCGTCCGCGTGCTGGCGCACACCAACTCGGTGGCGACCTGGCTGAAGATCGCCGTCCCGCTGGCCACCATCCTGGTGCTCGCGGTGACCAACTTCCACGGCGGCAACTTCACCTCGCACGGCTTCGCGCCGTTCGGCATCAAGGGCGTGCTCGCCGCGATCAGCACCAGCGGCATCATCTTCGCGCTGCTCGGCTTCGAGCAGGCCATCCAGCTGGCCGGCGAGAGCAAGAACCCCAAGCGCGACATCCCCCGCGCGGTGCTCGGCTCGGTCGCCATCGGCACCCTGATCTACGTCCTGCTGCAGGTCGTCTTCATCGCCGCGCTGCCCGGCACCGCCTTCGCCAAGGGCTGGGAGAACCTCGACTTCCCCGGCATCTCCGGCCCGTTCGCCGGCCTGGCCACCCTGGTCGGCCTCGGCTGGCTCGCCTGGGTGCTGTACTTCGACGCCATCGTCTCCCCCGGCGGCACCGGCCTGATCTACACCACCTCCACCTCGCGCATCTCCTACGGCCTCAGCAAGAACGGCTACGCGCCGCAGCTCTTCGAGAAGGTCGACAAGCGCGGCGTGCCGTGGTTCGGCCTGACGATCTCCTTCGTCACCGGCGTCATCTGCTTCCTGCCCTTCCCGAGCTGGCAGGAGCTGGTCGGCTTCATCACCTCCGCCTCGGTGCTGATGTACGCCGGCGCCCCGCTCGCCTTCGGCGCGCTGCGCCGCCGCCTGCCGGACCGCGAGCGCTCCTACCGCCTGCCGTTCGGCGAGGTCATCGCCCCGCTGTCCTTCGTGGTCGCCACCCTGATCATCTACTGGACCGGCTGGCACACCCTGGCCCGCCTGGGCATCGCCATCCTGATCGGCTACCTGCTGCTCGGCGGCTACGCCGCCTACGCCGTCCGCAAGGGCCTGCCGAACGCGCCGCGGCTCGACTGGCGCCCGGCGCAGTGGCTGCCGGTCTACCTGGTCGGGCTCGGCCTGATCTCCTGGCAGGGCGGCTTCGGCGACGGCGCCGGCACCATCCCGATGTGGTGGGACATGCTGCTCGTCGCGGTCTTCGCGCTCGGCATCTACCACTGGGCGATCCGGGTGGCGCTGCCCTCCGACGCGATCGACCAGAACATCGAGGACGTCGAGGTGGTCGACGAGGGCGGTCACTGA
- a CDS encoding aminoglycoside phosphotransferase (APT) family kinase protein, translating to MSDTPETPPGLDLDRLRERLDADLPGTVTGPLRARLFEGGKSNLTYLLEDGTGRWVLRRPPLGHVLATAHDMTREHTVLAALHPTRVPVPRPLLLVEDSEVIGAPFYLMEYVEGTPHRDAAALGALGTERVHALGLHLVDTLVDLHAVEPEAVGLGAFGRPEGFLERQLRRWGKQLDASRNREVPGIDELHEQLARTLPDSPAPALVHGDYRLDNVLVGPDDRIRAVLDWEMSTLGDPLTDLGLLVMYTELARRFDGVLPGAALAPGFPETPELVARYAAASGRDVSALGWYTGFASFKLAVVLEGIHYRWTQGGTVGAGFDRVGELVPLFVQFGLTALKER from the coding sequence ATGAGCGACACTCCCGAGACCCCACCCGGTCTCGACCTGGACCGGCTGCGCGAGCGGCTCGACGCGGACCTGCCGGGCACCGTCACCGGGCCCCTACGGGCGCGGCTCTTCGAGGGCGGCAAGTCCAACCTGACCTACCTGCTGGAGGACGGCACCGGCCGCTGGGTGCTGCGCCGCCCGCCGCTCGGCCACGTGCTCGCCACCGCCCACGACATGACCCGCGAGCACACCGTGCTGGCCGCCCTGCACCCCACCCGGGTGCCCGTCCCGCGCCCGCTGCTGCTCGTCGAGGACAGCGAGGTGATCGGCGCGCCCTTCTACCTCATGGAGTACGTCGAGGGCACCCCGCACCGCGACGCCGCCGCCCTCGGCGCACTCGGCACCGAGCGGGTGCACGCCCTCGGCCTGCACCTCGTCGACACCCTGGTCGACCTGCACGCGGTCGAGCCCGAGGCGGTCGGGCTCGGCGCCTTCGGCCGCCCTGAGGGCTTCCTGGAGCGCCAGCTGCGCCGCTGGGGCAAGCAGCTGGACGCCTCCCGCAACCGCGAGGTGCCCGGCATCGACGAACTGCACGAGCAGCTCGCCCGCACCCTGCCCGACTCCCCCGCACCCGCCCTGGTGCACGGCGACTACCGGCTGGACAACGTCCTGGTCGGCCCGGACGACCGGATCCGCGCCGTCCTCGACTGGGAGATGTCCACCCTCGGCGACCCGCTCACCGACCTCGGCCTGCTGGTGATGTACACCGAGCTCGCCCGCCGCTTCGACGGCGTGCTGCCCGGCGCCGCGCTCGCCCCCGGCTTCCCGGAGACCCCCGAACTGGTCGCCCGCTACGCCGCGGCCTCCGGCCGGGACGTCTCCGCGCTCGGCTGGTACACCGGCTTCGCCTCCTTCAAGCTCGCGGTCGTGCTGGAGGGCATCCACTACCGCTGGACCCAGGGCGGCACGGTCGGCGCCGGCTTCGACCGGGTCGGCGAACTCGTCCCACTGTTCGTGCAGTTCGGCCTCACCGCACTCAAGGAGCGCTGA
- a CDS encoding acyl-CoA dehydrogenase, which yields MDFSFDTRTEEHRSRLLDFMDEYVYPAEPVLAAQLADPAREPWTIPAVVGDLQAAAKERGLWNLFLPGESGAGLTNLQYAPLAEITGRSVLLAPAALNCAAPDTGNMEVLDQFGSEEQRKQWLEPLLAGEIRSAFAMTEPDVASSDASNITTRIERDGDEYVVNGRKWYITGAMNPNCRIFIVMGKTDPTAAKHRQQSMILVPRDTPGVTVKRGMTVFGYEDQDHGGHAEVLFDDVRVPAANLVGEEGSGFAIAQARLGPGRIHHCMRAIGIAERALELMCRRAVDRIAFGRPLADQGVVQEWIAESRVRIEQARLLVLKTAWLMDTVGNRGAHTEIQAIKIIVPQTVEWVLDKAVQAHGAAGVSQDTPLAQLWAGNRTLRLADGPDEVHRRSLAHRELKRYQQKEG from the coding sequence GTGGACTTCTCCTTCGACACCCGCACCGAGGAGCACCGCTCCCGGCTCCTCGACTTCATGGACGAGTACGTGTACCCGGCCGAGCCGGTGCTCGCCGCCCAACTCGCCGACCCGGCCCGCGAACCGTGGACCATCCCGGCGGTCGTCGGCGACCTCCAGGCCGCCGCCAAGGAGCGCGGTCTGTGGAACCTCTTCCTGCCCGGCGAGTCCGGGGCCGGCCTCACCAACCTCCAGTACGCGCCGCTCGCCGAGATCACCGGCCGCTCGGTGCTGCTCGCCCCGGCCGCGCTCAACTGCGCCGCCCCGGACACCGGCAACATGGAGGTGCTCGACCAGTTCGGCAGCGAGGAGCAGCGCAAGCAGTGGCTGGAGCCGCTGCTGGCCGGCGAGATCCGCTCGGCCTTCGCGATGACCGAGCCGGACGTCGCCTCCTCGGACGCCTCCAACATCACCACCCGGATCGAGCGGGACGGCGACGAGTACGTCGTCAACGGCCGCAAGTGGTACATCACCGGCGCGATGAACCCCAACTGCCGGATCTTCATCGTGATGGGCAAGACCGACCCGACGGCGGCCAAGCACCGCCAGCAGTCGATGATCCTCGTGCCGCGGGACACCCCGGGCGTCACCGTCAAGCGCGGCATGACCGTCTTCGGGTACGAGGACCAGGACCACGGCGGCCACGCCGAGGTGCTCTTCGACGACGTCCGGGTGCCCGCCGCCAACCTCGTCGGCGAGGAGGGCTCCGGCTTCGCCATCGCCCAGGCCCGGCTCGGACCGGGCCGGATCCACCACTGCATGCGGGCCATCGGCATCGCCGAGCGGGCTCTGGAGCTGATGTGCCGGCGGGCCGTCGACCGGATCGCCTTCGGCCGGCCGCTCGCCGACCAGGGCGTGGTGCAGGAGTGGATCGCCGAGTCCCGGGTGCGGATCGAGCAGGCCCGGCTGCTGGTGCTCAAGACCGCCTGGCTGATGGACACCGTCGGCAACCGCGGCGCGCACACCGAGATCCAGGCCATCAAGATCATCGTCCCGCAGACCGTCGAGTGGGTGCTCGACAAGGCCGTACAGGCCCACGGCGCCGCCGGTGTCAGCCAGGACACGCCGCTCGCCCAGCTCTGGGCCGGCAACCGCACCCTGCGGCTCGCCGACGGCCCCGACGAGGTGCACCGCCGCTCGCTCGCCCACCGCGAACTCAAGCGCTACCAGCAGAAGGAGGGCTGA
- a CDS encoding alkylation response protein AidB-like acyl-CoA dehydrogenase, whose amino-acid sequence MAVREEDIRQRVADLLAAHDPATTERLAFLRARFDAGLAWVHFPEGLGGLGAPRALQAVVDAGLAAAGAPGNDPRKIGIGLGMAAPTILKYGTEEQKQRFLRPLWTGEEVWCQLFSEPGAGSDLAALGTRAVLDGDTWTVDGQKVWTSSAHTARWAILIARTDPDVPKHQGITYFVCDMTDPGVEVRPLRQITGEAEFNEVFLTGVRIPDAHRLGAVGEGWQVAQTTLNNERVAIGGQAAPREAGMVGVVAETWRARPELRTHDLHQRLLKGWVDAEVARLTGERLRQQLAVGQPGPEGAAMKLAFARLAQELSGLEVELLGEDGLAYDDWTMVRPDHVDFTGREAGYRYLRAKGNSIEGGTSEILRNIIAERVLGLPGEPRADKNVPWKELPR is encoded by the coding sequence ATGGCCGTCCGTGAAGAGGACATCCGGCAGCGCGTGGCGGACCTGCTCGCCGCGCACGACCCCGCCACCACCGAGCGGCTCGCCTTCCTGCGGGCCCGCTTCGACGCCGGCCTCGCCTGGGTGCACTTCCCCGAGGGCCTCGGCGGCCTCGGCGCCCCGCGCGCCCTGCAGGCCGTGGTGGACGCCGGGTTGGCCGCCGCCGGGGCACCCGGCAACGACCCGCGGAAGATCGGCATCGGCCTCGGCATGGCCGCCCCGACCATCCTCAAGTACGGCACCGAGGAGCAGAAGCAGCGCTTCCTGCGGCCGCTCTGGACGGGTGAGGAGGTCTGGTGCCAGCTCTTCTCCGAACCCGGCGCCGGCTCCGACCTCGCCGCGCTCGGCACCCGGGCCGTCCTGGACGGCGACACCTGGACCGTCGACGGCCAGAAGGTGTGGACCTCCAGCGCACACACCGCCCGCTGGGCCATCCTGATCGCCCGCACCGACCCGGACGTGCCCAAGCACCAGGGCATCACCTACTTCGTCTGCGACATGACCGACCCCGGTGTCGAGGTCCGCCCGCTGCGGCAGATCACCGGCGAGGCCGAGTTCAACGAGGTCTTCCTCACCGGCGTCCGCATCCCCGACGCGCACCGGCTCGGCGCCGTCGGCGAGGGCTGGCAGGTCGCCCAGACCACGCTCAACAACGAGCGGGTCGCCATCGGCGGGCAGGCCGCGCCGCGCGAGGCCGGCATGGTCGGCGTCGTCGCCGAGACCTGGCGGGCCCGGCCCGAGCTGCGCACCCACGACCTCCACCAGCGCCTGCTCAAGGGCTGGGTGGACGCCGAGGTCGCCCGGCTCACCGGCGAACGGCTGCGCCAGCAGCTCGCCGTCGGCCAGCCCGGCCCCGAGGGCGCCGCCATGAAGCTCGCCTTCGCCCGGCTCGCCCAGGAGTTGAGCGGACTGGAGGTCGAACTCCTCGGCGAGGACGGCCTCGCGTACGACGACTGGACGATGGTCCGGCCCGATCACGTCGACTTCACCGGCCGCGAGGCCGGCTACCGCTACCTGCGCGCCAAGGGCAACTCCATCGAGGGCGGCACCTCGGAGATCCTGCGCAACATCATCGCCGAGCGCGTCCTCGGCCTGCCCGGCGAGCCGCGCGCCGACAAGAACGTGCCCTGGAAGGAGCTGCCGCGATGA
- a CDS encoding alkylation response protein AidB-like acyl-CoA dehydrogenase yields MTVATGPADLLYSEVEEELRSSVRALLADHCPPEAILTRCEGPAPYDPALWRKLAADLGTAGLQVPEALGGAGASLRETAVVLEELGRSAAPVPFLGSVVLATTALLDCPREDGLLAALAGGERTAALAVPLSTAPGAVFPATVRVDGAGTLSGRVTSVAEALVADLLLVPAVGPDGAALYAVDASAAGLTVARRTSLDLTRPLADLALTGVPGRPVAVGAVAEAALRRALLTGAGLLASEQVGVAEWCLSTTVAYLKERTQFARPVGSFQALKHRLADLWLETVGARAAARYAADVLARGDADAEVAVAVAQAHCGAVAVRAAEECVQMHGGIGMTWEHPAHLYLKRAKADQIALGTPGAHRAALARLVDLPAPVAG; encoded by the coding sequence ATGACCGTCGCCACCGGCCCGGCCGACCTGCTGTACTCCGAGGTCGAGGAAGAACTGCGGAGCAGCGTCCGGGCGTTGCTCGCCGACCACTGCCCGCCCGAGGCGATCCTCACCCGCTGCGAGGGGCCTGCCCCCTACGACCCGGCGCTGTGGCGCAAGCTCGCCGCCGATCTCGGCACCGCCGGCCTCCAGGTGCCCGAGGCACTCGGCGGCGCCGGCGCCTCGCTGCGCGAAACCGCCGTCGTCCTGGAGGAGTTGGGGCGCAGCGCTGCGCCGGTGCCGTTCCTCGGCAGCGTCGTGCTGGCCACGACCGCGCTGCTGGACTGCCCCCGGGAGGACGGGCTGCTGGCGGCCCTCGCGGGCGGGGAGCGGACGGCGGCGCTCGCCGTACCGCTGTCCACTGCACCCGGCGCGGTGTTCCCGGCGACCGTGCGGGTCGACGGGGCGGGCACACTGAGCGGACGGGTCACCTCGGTGGCCGAGGCGCTGGTGGCGGACCTGCTGCTGGTGCCCGCGGTCGGGCCGGACGGGGCCGCGCTGTACGCGGTCGACGCCTCGGCGGCCGGGCTCACCGTGGCGCGGCGGACCTCACTGGACCTCACCCGCCCCCTCGCCGACCTGGCGCTGACCGGGGTGCCGGGCCGGCCGGTCGCCGTGGGGGCGGTGGCGGAGGCCGCACTGCGGCGGGCGCTGCTCACCGGGGCCGGGCTGCTCGCCTCCGAGCAGGTGGGCGTCGCCGAGTGGTGTCTGTCCACGACCGTGGCGTACCTGAAGGAGCGGACCCAGTTCGCCCGGCCGGTCGGCTCGTTCCAGGCGCTCAAGCACCGGCTGGCCGATCTGTGGCTGGAGACGGTGGGCGCGCGGGCCGCGGCGCGGTATGCGGCGGACGTGCTGGCGCGGGGCGACGCCGACGCGGAGGTCGCCGTCGCGGTGGCGCAGGCGCACTGCGGGGCGGTGGCGGTGCGGGCGGCCGAGGAGTGCGTGCAGATGCACGGCGGCATCGGCATGACCTGGGAGCACCCGGCCCACCTCTACCTGAAGCGCGCCAAGGCCGACCAGATCGCTCTCGGCACCCCGGGGGCCCACCGGGCGGCCCTGGCCCGCCTGGTGGACCTCCCGGCACCGGTCGCCGGCTGA
- a CDS encoding NADPH:quinone reductase-like Zn-dependent oxidoreductase — translation MKAWQVIELGEPAAVMRQTETARPEPGDGRLLVKVRAAAVNFPDALMCRGHYQIRPPLPFTPGVELCGEIIDGDLAGMGAPPAGGWGRVIGTPLLPDGAFAEYALMDPATTFAAPPALDDAEAAALHIGYQTAWFGLHRRARLQAGETLLVHAAAGGVGSAAVQLGKAAGALVIGVVGGPEKAAAAQALGADLVIDRRHDDFVSAVKEATGGRGADVVFDPVGGDAYTGSTKCIAFEGRIVVVGFAGGTIPAPGLNHALVKNYAILGLHWGLYNAHDPQAVRDCHTELTALAAKGVVKPLIGARLPFDRAAEAVQQVADGTSIGRLTIHP, via the coding sequence ATGAAGGCCTGGCAGGTCATCGAGCTCGGCGAACCCGCCGCAGTGATGCGGCAGACCGAGACCGCACGCCCCGAACCCGGCGACGGCCGACTCCTCGTCAAGGTACGCGCCGCCGCCGTCAACTTCCCCGACGCCCTGATGTGCCGCGGCCACTACCAGATCCGCCCGCCGCTGCCCTTCACCCCCGGCGTCGAACTCTGCGGCGAGATCATCGACGGCGACCTGGCCGGCATGGGGGCACCCCCGGCCGGAGGCTGGGGGAGGGTCATCGGCACCCCGCTGCTGCCCGACGGCGCCTTCGCCGAGTACGCCCTGATGGACCCGGCGACCACCTTCGCCGCACCGCCCGCCCTGGACGACGCCGAGGCCGCCGCCCTCCACATCGGCTACCAGACCGCCTGGTTCGGCCTGCACCGCCGCGCCCGGCTGCAGGCCGGCGAGACGCTCCTCGTGCACGCCGCGGCGGGCGGCGTCGGCAGCGCCGCCGTCCAGCTCGGCAAGGCCGCCGGCGCCCTGGTCATCGGCGTCGTCGGCGGACCGGAGAAGGCCGCCGCCGCCCAGGCACTCGGCGCCGACCTGGTGATCGACCGCCGCCACGACGACTTCGTCTCGGCCGTCAAGGAGGCCACCGGCGGCCGCGGCGCGGACGTCGTCTTCGACCCGGTCGGCGGCGACGCCTACACCGGCTCCACCAAGTGCATCGCCTTCGAGGGCCGCATCGTCGTCGTCGGCTTCGCCGGCGGCACCATCCCGGCCCCCGGCCTCAACCACGCCCTGGTCAAGAACTACGCGATCCTCGGCCTGCACTGGGGCCTCTACAACGCCCACGACCCGCAGGCCGTCCGCGACTGCCACACCGAACTCACCGCCCTCGCCGCCAAGGGCGTCGTCAAACCCCTGATCGGCGCCCGCCTCCCGTTCGACCGCGCCGCCGAAGCCGTCCAGCAGGTCGCCGACGGCACCTCCATAGGCCGCCTGACGATCCACCCGTAA
- a CDS encoding short-subunit dehydrogenase, with translation MTAPATGLAGQGVVVTGAGRGIGEALAAAFAAAGARVVVNDLDTEAAEAVAARIGGIPAPGDAASPEGVAALIATARDALGRIDVYCANAGIAPVGGADAGPEVWARAWDVNVMSHVRAAEQLLPDWLERGEGRFLATVSAAGLLTMLGSAPYAVSKHGALAFAEWLAATYRHRGLKVHALCPQGVRTAMLDGTGAAGQVLLTPNAIEPAEAASATLKAIADERFLILPHPEVADYYAARATTPDRWIGGMNHLQQEIEKKEGGTA, from the coding sequence GTGACCGCCCCCGCGACCGGACTCGCCGGCCAGGGCGTCGTCGTCACCGGGGCCGGCCGCGGCATCGGCGAGGCCCTCGCCGCCGCCTTCGCCGCCGCCGGGGCCCGGGTCGTCGTCAACGACCTCGACACCGAGGCCGCCGAGGCCGTCGCCGCCCGGATCGGCGGCATCCCCGCCCCCGGCGACGCCGCCTCCCCCGAAGGCGTCGCCGCCCTGATCGCCACCGCCCGCGACGCCCTCGGCCGGATCGACGTCTACTGCGCCAACGCCGGCATCGCCCCGGTCGGCGGCGCCGACGCCGGACCGGAGGTCTGGGCCCGCGCCTGGGACGTCAACGTCATGTCCCACGTCCGCGCCGCCGAACAGCTGCTCCCGGACTGGCTGGAGCGCGGCGAGGGCCGATTCCTCGCCACCGTCTCCGCCGCCGGCCTGCTCACCATGCTCGGCTCCGCCCCGTACGCCGTCTCCAAGCACGGTGCCCTCGCCTTCGCCGAATGGCTCGCCGCCACCTACCGGCACCGCGGGCTCAAGGTGCACGCGCTCTGCCCGCAGGGTGTCCGCACCGCGATGCTGGACGGCACCGGCGCCGCCGGGCAGGTCCTGCTCACCCCCAACGCCATCGAGCCCGCCGAGGCGGCCTCGGCCACCCTCAAGGCCATCGCCGACGAGCGGTTCCTGATCCTGCCGCACCCCGAGGTCGCCGACTACTACGCGGCCCGCGCCACCACCCCCGACCGCTGGATCGGCGGCATGAACCACCTCCAGCAGGAGATCGAGAAGAAGGAGGGCGGCACCGCATGA
- a CDS encoding NAD(P)-dependent dehydrogenase (short-subunit alcohol dehydrogenase family), protein MTPSFKGQVALVTGASRGIGLGIARELVQRGAKVCITARNPEPLAEAVRDLGGPDHAIAVAGKADDAAHQEEAVTRTLESFGRLDLLVNNTGINPSYGPVLDTDPAVAAKILAVNVLAPLAWTRRAHAAWMGEHGGAVVNVASIAGIRSSENIGMYGVSKAALIRLTMELAADLGPDIRVNAVAPAVVKTKFAEALFEGREEKVVRAYPLGRLGLPEDIAGAVAFLLSQDAAWITGQTLVVDGGVTLGGGL, encoded by the coding sequence ATGACACCCTCCTTCAAGGGCCAGGTGGCCCTGGTCACCGGCGCCAGCCGGGGCATCGGCCTCGGCATCGCCCGAGAACTGGTCCAGCGCGGTGCCAAGGTCTGCATCACCGCCCGCAACCCCGAGCCGCTCGCCGAGGCGGTCCGCGACCTCGGCGGCCCCGACCACGCCATCGCGGTCGCCGGCAAGGCCGACGACGCCGCCCACCAGGAGGAGGCCGTCACCCGCACCCTGGAGTCCTTCGGCCGGCTGGACCTGCTGGTCAACAACACCGGCATCAACCCCAGCTACGGCCCGGTGCTCGACACCGACCCCGCGGTCGCCGCCAAGATCCTCGCGGTCAACGTCCTCGCCCCGCTGGCCTGGACCCGCCGCGCCCACGCCGCCTGGATGGGCGAGCACGGCGGCGCGGTCGTCAACGTCGCCTCCATCGCCGGCATCCGCTCCTCCGAGAACATCGGCATGTACGGCGTGAGCAAGGCCGCACTGATCCGCCTCACCATGGAACTCGCCGCCGACCTCGGCCCGGACATCCGGGTCAACGCGGTCGCCCCCGCCGTGGTGAAGACCAAGTTCGCCGAGGCCCTGTTCGAGGGCCGCGAGGAGAAGGTCGTCCGCGCCTACCCGCTCGGCCGGCTCGGCCTGCCCGAGGACATCGCCGGCGCCGTGGCCTTCCTGCTCTCCCAGGACGCCGCCTGGATCACCGGCCAGACCCTCGTCGTCGACGGCGGCGTCACCCTCGGCGGTGGCCTGTGA